A window of Haloarcula sp. H-GB4 contains these coding sequences:
- the prs gene encoding ribose-phosphate diphosphokinase: MIIPGADTQAFAATLAEATGERLGRVEYEQFPDGEHVVKVPEALSGERAVVVASTVDSDAHLQLLQLQDAARESGASEVVTVIPYMGYARQDEAFKPGEPVSSRAMARAISTGTDRVLTVNPHEPAVCDFFDVPATNVDAASVLADPLPADLRDPLFLSPDEGAINLAETVRNAYGEGETDFFQKDRDYDTGDIEISPSDAPVEDRDVVLVDDIIATGSTMSESVGVLGDRDARRVYVTCVHPMLASNALTKLNSAGVEAVYGTDTLERAVSEVSAAPVVANQL, encoded by the coding sequence ATGATTATCCCCGGGGCAGACACGCAGGCGTTCGCGGCGACCCTCGCCGAAGCGACGGGCGAGCGGCTGGGACGGGTCGAGTATGAGCAGTTCCCCGACGGTGAGCACGTCGTCAAAGTCCCCGAAGCACTCTCCGGCGAGCGTGCTGTCGTCGTCGCGTCTACCGTCGACAGCGACGCACACCTGCAGTTGCTCCAGTTGCAGGACGCGGCCCGCGAAAGCGGCGCGAGTGAGGTCGTCACCGTCATCCCGTACATGGGCTACGCCCGCCAGGACGAGGCCTTCAAACCCGGCGAACCGGTGTCCTCGCGGGCGATGGCCCGCGCCATCTCGACGGGGACCGACCGCGTGCTGACGGTGAACCCCCACGAACCAGCCGTCTGTGACTTCTTCGACGTCCCAGCCACCAACGTCGACGCGGCAAGTGTTCTCGCCGACCCGCTGCCTGCGGACCTGCGGGACCCGCTCTTTCTCTCGCCCGACGAAGGCGCAATCAACCTCGCTGAGACGGTCCGGAACGCCTACGGCGAGGGTGAGACGGACTTCTTCCAGAAGGATCGGGACTACGATACCGGCGACATCGAAATCAGCCCCAGCGACGCGCCAGTCGAGGACCGGGACGTGGTGCTTGTCGATGACATCATCGCCACTGGGTCGACAATGAGCGAGTCCGTCGGCGTCCTCGGAGACCGCGACGCCCGGCGGGTGTACGTCACCTGCGTCCATCCGATGCTCGCCAGCAACGCCCTGACGAAGCTCAACAGCGCCGGCGTCGAAGCCGTCTACGGGACGGACACGCTCGAACGTGCCGTCAGCGAGGTCAGCGCCGCGCCGGTCGTCGCAAACCAGTTGTAG
- the ileS gene encoding isoleucine--tRNA ligase produces MERFAAVDDQYNPDAVEDGVFEYWDDVDAYEQTKAHRADGEDYFFVDGPPYTSGAAHMGTTWNKTLKDCYIRYLRMQGYNVTDRPGYDMHGLPIETKVEERLDFENKKDIEQFGEENFIEECKDFAEEQLEGLQTDFQDFGVWMDWDEPYKTVNPEYMEAAWWGFQQAHERDLVEQGQRSINQCPRCETGIANNEVEYHDVGKPSIYVKFPLSDTEGSLVIWTTTPWTIVANTFVAADGDLEYVGVDAEKDGDTERLYLAEACVEDVLKAGRYDDYEVVETLSGEEMVGWEYDHPLAEEVPDHAQGEGSGQVYTADYVEADRTGLVHSAPGHGEEDFERGQELDLEIFCPVGSDGVYTDAAGKYAGTFVRDANDDVIDDLDDKGVLLSSEEGHTVREGQCWRCDTDIVRIVTDQWFITVTDIKDELLANIEDSEWYPQWARDNRFRDFVEDAPDWNVSRQRYWGIPIPIWLPEDWSGDMDDAIVVGDREELAERVEQEIDPESVDLHKGTVDDLTITEDGTTYTRVGDVFDVWLDSSVATWGTVNYPEQTEDFDELWPADLIMEAHDQTRGWFWSQLGMSTAATGEIPYKQVLMHGYANMPDGRGMSKSKGVLIDPHEVIEKHGRDPMRLFLLSVTAQGEDMNFSWEETAEMQRRLNILWNVARFPLPYMRADDFDPEETTVEDVRDDLELVDEWVLSRLQSVTEAMTDSMDDFENDKAVDELLEFVVEDVSRFYIQVVRERMWEEEDSASKQAAYATLYRVLESVAALFAPFTPFVAEQVYGALTGDAGHPTVHMCDWPEVDADLHDPALEREIEVVREVEEAGSNARQQAERKLRWPVTRVIVDVDSDDVADAVRAQEAIIADRLNARAVEVVGADNEWGELQYSAEADMSELGPAFGDDAGRVMNALNEARVTEQSLDTLEGTVSDALDEDIALTEEMVEFRRETPDGVTGTEFTALDGGGVVYADTTLTEDIESEGYAREVIRRVQEMRKDLELDIEERIVVDLAIDDERVDSLVREHEALIKEEVRADELAGVKDGHRKTWDVEGTDMEIAIAPCEADQREASEQASGD; encoded by the coding sequence ATGGAACGTTTCGCCGCTGTCGACGACCAGTACAACCCCGACGCCGTCGAGGACGGCGTCTTCGAGTACTGGGACGATGTCGACGCCTACGAGCAGACGAAGGCCCACCGGGCCGACGGCGAGGACTACTTCTTCGTTGACGGGCCGCCCTACACCTCCGGCGCGGCCCACATGGGGACGACGTGGAACAAGACCCTGAAGGACTGTTACATCCGCTACCTGCGGATGCAGGGCTACAACGTCACTGACCGGCCGGGCTATGACATGCATGGCCTCCCCATCGAGACGAAAGTCGAGGAGCGCCTCGACTTCGAGAACAAGAAAGACATCGAGCAGTTCGGTGAGGAGAACTTCATCGAGGAGTGCAAAGACTTCGCCGAAGAGCAACTCGAAGGCCTCCAGACGGACTTTCAGGACTTCGGTGTCTGGATGGACTGGGACGAGCCGTACAAGACGGTCAACCCAGAGTACATGGAGGCCGCTTGGTGGGGCTTCCAGCAGGCTCACGAGCGCGACCTCGTCGAGCAGGGCCAGCGCTCCATCAACCAGTGTCCACGGTGTGAGACCGGGATCGCCAACAACGAGGTCGAGTACCATGACGTGGGCAAGCCGTCGATTTACGTGAAGTTCCCCTTGAGCGACACGGAGGGCAGTCTGGTCATCTGGACGACGACCCCGTGGACTATCGTCGCCAACACCTTCGTCGCCGCCGACGGCGACCTCGAATACGTGGGCGTCGACGCCGAGAAAGACGGCGACACCGAACGCCTCTATCTCGCCGAAGCCTGCGTCGAGGACGTGTTGAAGGCCGGCCGGTACGACGACTACGAGGTCGTCGAGACGCTGTCCGGCGAGGAGATGGTCGGCTGGGAGTACGACCACCCGCTGGCCGAGGAAGTGCCGGACCACGCACAGGGTGAAGGCTCCGGGCAGGTGTACACCGCCGACTACGTTGAGGCCGACCGCACTGGTCTCGTCCACTCCGCGCCTGGCCACGGTGAGGAGGACTTCGAACGCGGCCAGGAACTTGACCTCGAAATATTCTGTCCGGTCGGCTCAGACGGCGTCTACACCGATGCCGCGGGCAAGTACGCCGGCACCTTCGTCCGCGACGCCAACGATGATGTCATCGATGACCTCGACGACAAGGGCGTCCTGCTCTCCAGCGAGGAAGGCCACACCGTCCGCGAGGGGCAGTGCTGGCGCTGTGACACCGACATCGTCCGCATCGTCACCGACCAGTGGTTCATCACAGTGACCGACATCAAGGACGAACTGCTGGCGAACATCGAGGACAGCGAGTGGTACCCACAGTGGGCCCGCGACAACCGCTTCCGTGACTTCGTCGAGGACGCGCCGGACTGGAACGTCTCGCGACAGCGCTACTGGGGCATTCCGATTCCGATCTGGCTTCCTGAAGACTGGAGCGGTGACATGGACGACGCCATCGTCGTCGGCGACCGCGAGGAGCTCGCCGAGCGGGTCGAGCAAGAAATCGACCCCGAGAGCGTCGACCTGCACAAGGGCACGGTCGACGACCTCACCATCACCGAGGACGGCACGACCTACACCCGCGTCGGCGACGTGTTCGACGTGTGGCTTGACTCCTCCGTCGCGACGTGGGGGACCGTCAACTACCCCGAGCAGACCGAGGACTTCGATGAACTGTGGCCCGCCGACCTCATCATGGAGGCCCACGACCAGACCCGCGGGTGGTTCTGGTCCCAGCTGGGCATGAGTACCGCCGCAACCGGTGAAATCCCGTACAAGCAGGTGCTGATGCACGGCTACGCCAACATGCCCGACGGCCGCGGCATGTCCAAGTCGAAGGGCGTCCTCATCGACCCCCATGAGGTCATCGAGAAGCACGGCCGCGACCCGATGCGACTGTTCCTGCTGTCGGTGACCGCGCAGGGCGAGGACATGAACTTCTCGTGGGAGGAGACCGCCGAGATGCAGCGCCGGCTGAACATCCTCTGGAACGTCGCCCGGTTCCCGCTGCCGTACATGCGCGCCGACGACTTCGACCCCGAGGAAACGACGGTCGAGGACGTCCGCGACGATCTCGAACTCGTCGACGAGTGGGTGCTTTCCAGACTCCAGAGCGTGACCGAGGCGATGACCGACTCGATGGACGACTTCGAGAACGACAAAGCGGTCGACGAACTGCTCGAGTTCGTTGTCGAGGACGTCTCCCGCTTCTACATTCAGGTCGTCCGCGAGCGGATGTGGGAAGAGGAGGACAGCGCCTCGAAGCAGGCGGCCTACGCCACCCTCTACCGTGTGCTCGAATCCGTGGCCGCGCTGTTTGCCCCGTTCACGCCGTTCGTGGCCGAGCAAGTGTACGGTGCGCTCACCGGTGACGCCGGCCACCCGACGGTCCACATGTGCGACTGGCCAGAGGTCGACGCCGACCTTCACGACCCCGCGCTCGAACGCGAGATCGAGGTCGTCCGCGAGGTCGAGGAAGCGGGCTCGAACGCCCGTCAGCAGGCCGAACGTAAACTCCGCTGGCCCGTCACTCGTGTCATCGTCGATGTGGACAGCGACGACGTGGCCGATGCGGTCCGCGCTCAGGAAGCAATCATCGCCGACCGACTCAACGCCCGCGCCGTTGAGGTCGTCGGCGCTGACAACGAGTGGGGCGAACTCCAGTACTCCGCCGAGGCCGACATGAGCGAACTCGGCCCGGCCTTCGGCGATGACGCCGGCCGTGTGATGAACGCGCTCAACGAGGCCCGCGTCACCGAGCAGTCACTCGATACCCTCGAAGGCACAGTGAGCGACGCGCTCGACGAGGATATCGCCCTCACCGAGGAGATGGTGGAGTTCCGCCGCGAGACGCCCGACGGCGTCACCGGAACAGAGTTCACCGCACTCGACGGCGGCGGCGTCGTCTACGCTGACACCACGCTCACCGAGGACATCGAGAGCGAGGGGTACGCCCGCGAGGTCATCCGCCGGGTGCAGGAGATGCGCAAGGACCTCGAACTGGACATCGAGGAGCGCATTGTCGTGGATCTGGCTATCGACGACGAGCGCGTCGATTCGCTGGTCCGCGAGCACGAAGCCCTGATTAAAGAGGAGGTCCGGGCTGATGAACTCGCCGGCGTCAAGGACGGCCACCGCAAGACGTGGGACGTCGAAGGAACTGATATGGAGATTGCGATTGCGCCGTGCGAGGCCGACCAGCGAGAGGCCTCGGAACAGGCGAGCGGCGACTAA
- a CDS encoding DUF4177 domain-containing protein: MPSYEYKTLDIDTGMFGSSSVPTDELNDLGADGWEVVAPITENSGQTAGLLLQRER, translated from the coding sequence ATGCCCTCCTACGAATACAAGACGCTCGATATCGACACCGGGATGTTCGGAAGCAGTAGCGTCCCGACAGACGAACTGAACGACCTCGGCGCGGACGGCTGGGAAGTTGTCGCACCGATAACCGAAAACAGCGGGCAGACAGCCGGGTTACTGCTCCAGCGCGAGCGCTGA
- a CDS encoding uracil-DNA glycosylase family protein, which produces MPKFPDGAKRNALAEGCRRCPELADSRTCISWGNGPLSADLVVVGEAPAEGDPEAEHWQGGNLTGMAYTSRRSGRKIRAVLADAGFGHDDCYYTNAVKCHPPGNRDPTETELANCRPYLVREVETVEPAAVVTTGKHATKTVLALDDNSLDSFLDSVLDPRQSEALCVPVVPLLHPSYQEVWLSRLGYDYGGYVDAIAETVARVADT; this is translated from the coding sequence GTGCCAAAGTTCCCCGATGGAGCGAAGCGAAACGCCCTCGCTGAGGGCTGTCGGCGCTGCCCCGAACTCGCCGACAGTCGGACCTGTATCTCGTGGGGCAACGGCCCGCTGTCAGCCGACCTCGTCGTCGTTGGCGAAGCCCCTGCCGAGGGGGACCCCGAGGCCGAGCACTGGCAGGGTGGCAACCTGACCGGCATGGCCTACACCTCGCGGCGATCCGGGCGGAAAATCCGGGCAGTGCTCGCCGACGCCGGGTTCGGCCACGACGACTGCTACTACACCAACGCGGTGAAGTGCCATCCGCCAGGGAACCGCGACCCGACCGAGACGGAGCTGGCGAACTGCCGGCCCTACCTCGTCAGAGAGGTCGAGACGGTCGAGCCGGCGGCGGTCGTGACGACTGGAAAACACGCGACGAAGACGGTACTGGCGCTGGACGACAACAGCCTTGACAGCTTCCTCGACAGCGTGCTCGACCCGCGGCAAAGCGAGGCTCTGTGCGTGCCCGTGGTCCCGCTGCTCCACCCGTCGTATCAGGAAGTCTGGCTCTCGCGGCTGGGCTACGACTACGGGGGGTACGTCGACGCCATCGCTGAGACGGTCGCGCGCGTCGCCGACACCTAG
- a CDS encoding HIT family protein, with product MSEDCIFCQIVAGDIPGRTVYEDDTVLAFLDANPLSPGHTLVIPKDHHERLNDTPADVASAVMSTLHELVPAIEAAVDAPASTVAFNNGEVAGQEVPHVHGHIIPRFEDDGGRPVHVLVNDRPDLSDDELDDIESDIVAEQA from the coding sequence ATGAGCGAGGACTGCATTTTCTGTCAGATCGTTGCCGGCGACATCCCCGGCCGCACCGTCTACGAGGACGACACCGTGCTGGCGTTTCTGGACGCCAATCCCCTTTCGCCGGGACATACGCTCGTTATCCCGAAGGACCACCACGAGCGGTTGAACGACACGCCCGCCGATGTGGCGAGTGCGGTCATGTCGACCCTGCACGAACTCGTCCCCGCCATCGAGGCGGCCGTCGACGCCCCCGCCAGCACGGTCGCGTTCAACAATGGCGAAGTGGCCGGTCAGGAGGTCCCCCACGTCCATGGCCACATTATCCCGCGGTTCGAGGACGACGGCGGCCGCCCGGTTCACGTGCTGGTCAATGACCGCCCTGACCTCTCCGATGACGAACTGGACGACATCGAGTCGGATATCGTCGCCGAGCAAGCGTAA
- a CDS encoding ParA family protein, with translation MGVSTLAFVGCTGGAGTTRLTVETAATLARGGRSVAVVDAAFGTQGLATYVDGRLDADVTAVAVGDVPVDDALFEWSIDADGRVALCPTHAPFERLARAKSAENAQTLEQAIEELADRFDHVLLDVPPIASNQAVAAATTAQRRALVVPASQRGSDLLPRQQGRLRDIGAPASAIVATRVHGDTDESVEDAAHTVPHIEPSAHRPLVTDPDTDVAPTVAALAEDLLDIDLGLTFEDDSLFSR, from the coding sequence ATGGGGGTTTCGACGCTCGCGTTCGTCGGGTGTACCGGTGGGGCTGGAACGACAAGATTGACAGTCGAGACGGCGGCGACGCTGGCCCGGGGTGGACGGTCCGTCGCTGTCGTCGACGCAGCCTTTGGCACACAGGGGCTGGCAACATACGTCGATGGGCGACTTGACGCCGACGTGACTGCGGTGGCCGTCGGCGACGTTCCGGTCGACGACGCGCTGTTCGAGTGGAGTATCGACGCCGACGGGCGGGTCGCGCTCTGTCCGACCCACGCGCCGTTCGAGCGCCTCGCTCGCGCGAAGTCAGCCGAGAACGCACAGACGCTCGAACAGGCTATCGAGGAGCTAGCCGACCGGTTCGACCACGTCCTGCTCGATGTGCCACCAATCGCGTCGAATCAGGCCGTCGCCGCTGCAACAACCGCACAGCGGCGGGCGCTCGTGGTGCCGGCCAGCCAGCGCGGTAGCGACCTGCTTCCGCGACAGCAGGGCCGACTCCGTGACATCGGAGCGCCGGCATCAGCCATTGTTGCCACCCGCGTGCACGGCGATACCGACGAATCCGTCGAGGATGCAGCACATACGGTCCCACACATCGAGCCGAGTGCGCATAGACCTCTTGTGACGGACCCGGATACCGATGTTGCCCCGACTGTCGCCGCACTGGCCGAGGACCTGCTCGATATCGACCTCGGTCTGACCTTCGAGGACGACAGCCTGTTCTCCCGCTAG
- a CDS encoding universal stress protein, whose product MTTFLLATSSVHVTAAAADYLQHRLDPAGDDDIVVVAVRDPDAPSRDAGDAVNVARSRLAPFMPATETREGEPVTEILAAVAEHDPDELLIGPHRGSDDSDGVGSTARNLLARVDRPVIVLPLP is encoded by the coding sequence ATGACGACGTTTCTGCTCGCCACAAGCTCGGTTCACGTCACCGCGGCCGCCGCTGACTACCTCCAGCACCGGCTCGACCCGGCAGGTGATGACGACATTGTCGTGGTCGCCGTCCGCGACCCCGATGCCCCATCACGTGACGCGGGTGACGCCGTCAACGTCGCCCGCTCGCGGCTCGCGCCGTTTATGCCCGCAACGGAGACACGGGAAGGCGAGCCCGTGACGGAAATACTGGCGGCTGTCGCCGAGCACGACCCGGACGAACTCCTCATCGGCCCACATCGCGGTTCCGACGATAGTGACGGTGTCGGGTCGACGGCCCGAAACCTCCTCGCCCGCGTTGACCGCCCCGTCATCGTCCTCCCGCTTCCCTAG
- a CDS encoding ribonuclease H-like domain-containing protein, which produces MRVENSFIGTDGVGEKTEQSIWEQGVTHWDEFEPSVVGGQRGDRIQQFIDEGRERVAETDVTYFDHAFPSSERWRLYETFRERACFFDIETTGLDQDHNQVTTVSLHQDGETQTLIAGDDLTAENLRAAFDGADLLVTFNGKRFDVPFLEANFDVDLNRPHLDLMYTCKKIGLSGGLKQVEQDIGIERDRPDISGQDAVRLWREHEQGRDGALETLVSYNREDTVNLKKLAETATERLDDQVFVG; this is translated from the coding sequence GTGCGCGTCGAGAACAGTTTCATCGGTACCGACGGCGTCGGGGAAAAGACCGAGCAGTCCATCTGGGAGCAGGGCGTCACCCACTGGGACGAATTCGAACCGTCCGTCGTCGGCGGCCAGCGCGGCGACCGGATCCAGCAGTTCATCGACGAGGGGCGCGAGCGGGTGGCCGAGACCGACGTTACCTACTTCGACCATGCGTTTCCCAGCAGCGAGCGCTGGCGGCTGTACGAGACCTTCCGCGAGCGGGCCTGTTTCTTCGACATTGAGACGACCGGGCTCGACCAAGACCACAATCAGGTGACGACAGTGAGCCTCCATCAGGACGGGGAAACACAGACACTCATCGCCGGTGACGACCTGACTGCCGAGAACCTTCGGGCCGCGTTCGACGGTGCGGACTTGCTGGTGACGTTCAACGGCAAGCGCTTCGACGTGCCCTTCCTCGAAGCGAACTTCGACGTCGACCTCAACCGCCCGCATCTGGACCTGATGTACACCTGCAAGAAGATCGGACTCTCCGGCGGGCTCAAACAGGTCGAGCAGGACATCGGTATCGAGCGGGACCGGCCAGACATCTCGGGCCAAGACGCGGTGCGACTCTGGCGGGAACACGAGCAGGGCAGAGATGGTGCACTCGAAACACTGGTATCATACAACCGTGAGGATACGGTGAACCTCAAGAAATTGGCAGAAACCGCCACCGAGAGGCTTGACGATCAGGTTTTTGTCGGCTGA
- a CDS encoding rhomboid family intramembrane serine protease, with protein MKPLRQSPTVVTLAVIVAVFLAQQAAGVVTAPRSLFALSPPLFSRPWTLITSVYAHAGLSHLLANAVGLALAGVVLERRTSPLRFHTFFVSTGALAGVSQVSITSLVGPHVPGMVSHVSVLGASGAVFALFGYLLAANRLTDTVIGGFELAPRVQLALAGVVAAAITLATANPGVALIAHFTGLLLGFLAGRVHLLRPTDSPQTPEAPNY; from the coding sequence ATGAAGCCGCTGCGACAAAGCCCGACCGTGGTCACGCTGGCCGTCATCGTTGCTGTGTTCCTCGCACAGCAGGCCGCCGGCGTCGTGACCGCCCCGCGGAGCCTGTTCGCCCTCTCCCCGCCGCTGTTCAGTCGCCCTTGGACGCTTATCACCAGCGTGTACGCACATGCTGGCCTGTCGCATCTCCTCGCAAACGCTGTCGGATTGGCGCTCGCCGGCGTCGTCCTCGAACGCCGGACGTCGCCGCTCCGATTCCACACCTTCTTCGTCTCGACCGGCGCGCTCGCCGGCGTCTCGCAGGTTTCGATTACCAGCCTTGTCGGCCCGCATGTTCCCGGGATGGTCAGCCACGTCTCCGTCCTCGGGGCCAGCGGCGCGGTGTTTGCGCTCTTTGGATATCTGCTCGCCGCAAACCGTTTGACGGACACTGTCATCGGCGGGTTCGAACTCGCACCGCGTGTTCAGTTGGCACTGGCTGGCGTTGTCGCCGCGGCGATCACGCTCGCCACCGCGAACCCCGGCGTCGCGCTCATCGCACACTTCACCGGCCTCTTGCTTGGGTTCCTCGCCGGGCGCGTCCACCTGCTGCGGCCGACGGACTCGCCACAGACTCCCGAGGCCCCGAACTACTGA
- a CDS encoding DUF123 domain-containing protein, with product MPGGTYTLVLERGTSGPIAVGALGEITFPAGWYAYTGSALGSGGFGRIDRHRAVAAGDNDTRHWHIDYLLGDVATTVDRVVTTEADIECAVAKQIDGPTAAGFEGIDAFGCSDCDCRSHLIHHEQREKLVDAVTDAHEAAQEGAAAATE from the coding sequence ATGCCTGGCGGAACCTACACGCTGGTTCTCGAACGGGGCACCAGCGGGCCGATTGCAGTCGGGGCGCTTGGTGAAATCACGTTCCCGGCAGGCTGGTACGCCTACACCGGGAGCGCGCTGGGTAGCGGCGGCTTCGGCCGCATCGACCGCCACCGCGCAGTCGCTGCCGGCGACAACGACACCCGGCACTGGCACATCGACTACCTGCTCGGTGACGTGGCGACGACCGTCGACCGGGTCGTCACAACCGAGGCCGATATCGAATGCGCCGTCGCCAAGCAGATCGACGGGCCGACAGCGGCGGGGTTCGAGGGTATCGACGCCTTCGGCTGTTCTGATTGTGACTGTCGTTCGCACCTGATACACCACGAGCAGCGGGAGAAACTGGTCGATGCGGTGACTGATGCCCACGAGGCCGCCCAAGAGGGGGCAGCAGCCGCGACCGAGTAG